From the Prochlorococcus marinus str. AS9601 genome, the window TATTTATTTTGATTATATCTATTGTTATGATTTCATTGCTTTTGTTTAAAAATTTCTTTTTTAGATCAACTTATCTTTTAAAGAGTTTTGGAGAATTATCCGTTGACCCTGAAATAGCTTTTGTAAATAATAAGCCTACATTTCTGGAATTTTATGCTGAGTGGTGTGAAGTTTGCAAAGAAACGGCTCCACAAGTTTCTGCTTTTAAAGATGAATATGAAAAAGATATTAATTTTGTTTTTTTAAATGTTGATAATCAAAAATGGGGTAATTACATTCAGAAGTTTGCCGTCAACGGGATTCCTCAAGTTAATCTTTTTGATAAAAAGGGTAATCTAATTTCTACTTTTATTGGTAAACAAGACGAAATAAAAATAAGAGAATCTATTAATAATTTAAAAAAAGGAGAGAAACCCTTTGAGGAGATTATTAATTCTGAATTTTCAATCATTCAAGAAAATAAAAATAATGAGGTTAGTCCTCGTAGTCATGGATAATTTTTACCATGCTAAAGATTTTGATACAATCGGAAAACTTTGTTTAAAAATAGACTTGCAATTTTGGGCTATAGACTTATGTTCTTTTTGGGTGCCGTGAGCTGATCTTAAATGAATGTAATGTATCCACGATCTGCATGATCCAGTCATATATATTCTTGTCGGAGTAGCTAATGGTAAAACAAATCTCGCACATTCTTTCGCTACACCTTCAGCAAGTAAATCTTCATATAATTCTGAAGCTGCCTGAAAATGCAAACCAATTTTTTCATTGAATCTTTGTTTTAACTCATCAGGGAGATCAGGGATTGAATTTTGCCTATTTTTAAAATCTTGACGTCTCAACTCTGGTAAGGGAATATTTCCCAATTGAGAACTATCTGCATATCTCTGCGAAAATTCCTGGAAAGTAAATGATCTATGTCTTAAAATTTGGGCAGCTATTCCCCTGTTAGTTTCTATTTGTAATGTCATAAATGACTGTTCAAAAACACTCCAATGTTCATTTTTAATGCAATAACTCAATAATTTCGAATAGTCCTCATTTTCCTGATTTTTTGGGTTACTAACTCTTGCAATGTAAGCCATTGTTTTTTCTGCATCAGGTGTTAGCGAAATTAGTTCAACTTTACTCATTTTAGATCTTTGCTAAAGTCACTTTTTCTGGTTGGTTTTGATATTTACCTCTTCTATCTTCGTAGGTCGTAGAGCAAGGATCACCTTCAAAAAAGAGTAGTTGGCAAATGCCCTCTTCAGCATAAATTCTGCAATCTGCTCCTGAACTATTACTGAACTCTAAAGTTAGATGACCTTCCCATCCTGCTTCTGCG encodes:
- a CDS encoding thioredoxin domain-containing protein, with protein sequence MQSESQDQILKSNLKIIFILIISIVMISLLLFKNFFFRSTYLLKSFGELSVDPEIAFVNNKPTFLEFYAEWCEVCKETAPQVSAFKDEYEKDINFVFLNVDNQKWGNYIQKFAVNGIPQVNLFDKKGNLISTFIGKQDEIKIRESINNLKKGEKPFEEIINSEFSIIQENKNNEVSPRSHG
- the thyX gene encoding FAD-dependent thymidylate synthase, with product MSKVELISLTPDAEKTMAYIARVSNPKNQENEDYSKLLSYCIKNEHWSVFEQSFMTLQIETNRGIAAQILRHRSFTFQEFSQRYADSSQLGNIPLPELRRQDFKNRQNSIPDLPDELKQRFNEKIGLHFQAASELYEDLLAEGVAKECARFVLPLATPTRIYMTGSCRSWIHYIHLRSAHGTQKEHKSIAQNCKSIFKQSFPIVSKSLAW